In Octopus bimaculoides isolate UCB-OBI-ISO-001 chromosome 5, ASM119413v2, whole genome shotgun sequence, a genomic segment contains:
- the LOC106871936 gene encoding noggin-3 gives MKSGSLAMLWYIFNTFMLNELFATSFYPKSIAISDYGIERIFKHNPNSQFKHNSHGILTTKPRRRRKKKLLQILGKDFNPNVMSINKPKNKNGSLTYVDYPIDSMMQDAVKDLKINLTYDNNTAMAPDTQIIAAIKMWLVKKSSCPVQYSWVNVGEFFWPPWIRQGSCTDNGQCSWPPGMRCVSAKSKIIHLLRWNCKDRPGNKVSNRSKSTSLKLGSVRNGINRRKSLRRRCRWEKIPYPIIDECFCTC, from the coding sequence ATGAAAAGTGGAAGCCTAGCAATGTTATGGTACATTTTCAACACCTTCATGCTAAATGAACTTTTTGCCACCAGTTTCTATCCCAAGTCAATTGCCATTTCGGATTATGGGATTGAAAGGATCTTTAAACATAATCCTAATTCCCAATTCAAGCACAACTCACATGGAATACTAACAACAAAACCAAGgagacgaagaaagaaaaaacttttaCAAATTTTGGGAAAGGATTTCAATCCCAATGTGATGTCTATTAataaaccaaagaacaaaaatgGATCTTTGACATACGTCGACTATCCAATTGACAGCATGATGCAAGATGCAGTGAAAGACCTAAAGATTAATTTAACCTATGATAACAACACCGCAATGGCTCCTGATACACAAATTATCGCTGCTATTAAAATGTGGCTTGTAAAAAAATCTTCATGTCCAGTTCAGTATTCCTGGGTTAACGTGGGAGAATTTTTTTGGCCGCCATGGATACGGCAGGGAAGTTGCACCGACAATGGACAGTGTTCGTGGCCACCTGGCATGCGTTGCGTGTCTGCAAAAAGTAAAATTATCCATCTGCTAagatggaactgtaaagatcgaCCCGGTAATAAGGTGTCGAATAGATCTAAGAGCACTAGTCTTAAGTTGGGTTCGGTAAGGAACGGAATTAATCGACGGAAAAGTCTTAGACGACGGTGTCGCTGGGAAAAAATTCCCTATCCAATTATTGATGAATGCTTCTGTACGTGCTGA